From Aphelocoma coerulescens isolate FSJ_1873_10779 chromosome 15, UR_Acoe_1.0, whole genome shotgun sequence, one genomic window encodes:
- the CABP1 gene encoding calcium-binding protein 1 isoform X4, giving the protein MGNCVKSPLRNLSKKDRELRPEEIEELREAFKEFDKDKDGFINCRDLGNCMRTMGYMPTEMELIELSQQINMNLGGHVDFEDFVELMGPKLLAETADMIGVKELRDAFREFDTNGDGEISTSELREAMKKLLGQQVGHRDIEEIIRDVDLNGDGRVDFEEFVRMMSR; this is encoded by the exons GATAGAGAACTGCGTCCGGAAGAAATTGAAG AATTAAGAGAAGCCTTTAAGGAGTTTGATAAAGACAAGGATGGGTTTATTAACTGCAGGGACCTAGGGAACTGCATGCGGACCATGGGTTACATGCCTACTGAGATGGAGCTAATAGAGCTCTCCCAGCAGATCAACATGAACT TGGGCGGCCATGTGGATTTTGAAGATTTTGTTGAGCTCATGGGACCAAAACTTCTAGCAGAGACTGCAGACATGATTGGCGTAAAAGAACTCCGTGATGCCTTCAGAGAG TTTGACACCAATGGTGATGGGGAGATCAGCACCAGTGAGCTGCGAGAAGCCATGAAGAAACTTCTAGGGCAGCAGGTGGGTCATCGGGATATTGAAGAGATCATCCGGGACGTGGATCTGAATGGAGATGGACGTGTTGATTTTGAAG AGTTTGTTCGCATGATGTCCCGCTGA
- the MLEC gene encoding malectin isoform X1: protein MVGAGVRGVPLPPSVLPLLLLPPLLLLRGAAGGIADSVVWAVNAGGDAHVDVNGIHFRKDPLEGRVGRASDYGMKLPILRSNAEDQILYQTERYNEETFGYEVPIKEEGDYVLVLKFAEVYFAQSQQKVFDVRLNGHVVVKDLDIFDRVGHSTAHDEIIPMSIKKGKLSVQGEVSTFTGKLHIEFVKGYYDNPKICALYILQGTVEDVPKLQPHPGLEKKEEDDDEDEYDDGSSVKKQANKNRVQSGPRTPNPYASDNSSLMFPILVAFGVFIPTLFCLCRL, encoded by the exons ATGGTGGGCGCCGGTGTGCGCGGGGTGCCGCTGCCGCCGTCcgtgctgccgctgctgctgctgccgccgctgctgctgctgcgggggGCGGCTGGCGGCATTGCCGACAGCGTTGTCTGGGCCGTCAACGCGGGCGGTGATGCCCATGTGGACGTGAATGGTATCCACTTCCGCAAGGACCCACTCGAGGGCCGCGTGGGCCGAG CTTCTGACTATGGCATGAAACTGCCAATCTTGCGATCCAATGCGGAAGACCAGATTCTGTACCAGACAGAGCGTTACAATGAGGAAACCTTTGGCTATGAAGTTCCCATCAAGGAGGAGGGTGACTATGTGCTGGTGTTGAAGTTTGCAGAGGTGTATTTTGCACAGTCTCAACAGAAG GTGTTTGATGTTCGCTTGAATGGCCACGTGGTGGTGAAAGACTTGGACATTTTTGACAGAGTtggacacagcacagctcacgATGAGATCATTCCCATGAgtatcaaaaagggaaaactgagTGTCCAGGGAGAGGTTTCAACATTCACAGGAAAGCTCCACATTGAGTTTGTAAAG GGCTACTATGACAATCCAAAAATCTGTGCCCTATACATCCTGCAGGGAACAGTGGAAG ATGTTCCAAAGCTGCAGCCACACCCAGgtctggagaaaaaagaggaagatgatgatgaagatgaatATGATGATGGCTCCAGTGTCAAAAAACAGGCAAATAAGAACCGGGTTCAGTCAGGCCCACGCACACCAAACCCCTACGCCTCAGACAACAGCAGCCTCATGTTTCCTATATTGGTGGCCTTTGGTGTCTTCATTCCTACcctcttctgcctctgccgattGTGA
- the MLEC gene encoding malectin isoform X2, producing the protein MKLPILRSNAEDQILYQTERYNEETFGYEVPIKEEGDYVLVLKFAEVYFAQSQQKVFDVRLNGHVVVKDLDIFDRVGHSTAHDEIIPMSIKKGKLSVQGEVSTFTGKLHIEFVKGYYDNPKICALYILQGTVEDVPKLQPHPGLEKKEEDDDEDEYDDGSSVKKQANKNRVQSGPRTPNPYASDNSSLMFPILVAFGVFIPTLFCLCRL; encoded by the exons ATGAAACTGCCAATCTTGCGATCCAATGCGGAAGACCAGATTCTGTACCAGACAGAGCGTTACAATGAGGAAACCTTTGGCTATGAAGTTCCCATCAAGGAGGAGGGTGACTATGTGCTGGTGTTGAAGTTTGCAGAGGTGTATTTTGCACAGTCTCAACAGAAG GTGTTTGATGTTCGCTTGAATGGCCACGTGGTGGTGAAAGACTTGGACATTTTTGACAGAGTtggacacagcacagctcacgATGAGATCATTCCCATGAgtatcaaaaagggaaaactgagTGTCCAGGGAGAGGTTTCAACATTCACAGGAAAGCTCCACATTGAGTTTGTAAAG GGCTACTATGACAATCCAAAAATCTGTGCCCTATACATCCTGCAGGGAACAGTGGAAG ATGTTCCAAAGCTGCAGCCACACCCAGgtctggagaaaaaagaggaagatgatgatgaagatgaatATGATGATGGCTCCAGTGTCAAAAAACAGGCAAATAAGAACCGGGTTCAGTCAGGCCCACGCACACCAAACCCCTACGCCTCAGACAACAGCAGCCTCATGTTTCCTATATTGGTGGCCTTTGGTGTCTTCATTCCTACcctcttctgcctctgccgattGTGA